A portion of the Sulfurospirillum diekertiae genome contains these proteins:
- a CDS encoding ABC transporter substrate-binding protein: MRKLIGILLFISLFMLPYFFANTKFEGNVIRLGMSGPFSGGLTSVGNQFLLGAEIYLQNLNDHGGVYGRKIEIIAKDDRYEPKIAIENVDELIKKDKIFALFGVIGTPVAEAIFPIAIEKRIPFVGAYSGAEFLRNPPNPIVLNARASDLDEIEKLVQYYADDLKYKRFALFYQNDSYGRTGLSGVKNALAKRNLVLVGEGSYKRNTLSVGNALYEIELCNPEVILMIGSTTPTAEFIKRARKSQKIRQNIQFGLFSFIEPKPLIDFLHGNGKGITFAQVVPSPWTSEVDEVENYRMLMHKYYPKEELGHVSLEGYFAARMIAEVFKSLGKEFTKEEFIKALGTFSKTLDETAISKNRDERCKCLHRVHLSEYVDDDFYSVGQNDEH; this comes from the coding sequence ATGCGTAAACTCATCGGAATTCTCCTGTTTATATCTCTTTTTATGTTGCCATACTTCTTTGCCAATACAAAATTTGAAGGTAATGTGATTCGTTTAGGGATGAGTGGTCCTTTTAGTGGTGGGCTGACAAGTGTTGGTAATCAGTTTTTACTAGGCGCGGAAATCTATCTTCAAAATTTAAATGACCACGGTGGTGTTTATGGAAGAAAGATAGAGATTATCGCTAAAGATGATCGTTATGAGCCAAAAATTGCCATTGAAAATGTTGATGAGTTGATTAAAAAAGATAAAATTTTTGCTCTTTTTGGCGTTATTGGTACACCCGTAGCTGAGGCTATTTTCCCCATCGCCATTGAAAAGCGGATACCTTTTGTAGGTGCGTATTCAGGAGCAGAATTTCTGCGTAATCCTCCTAACCCCATTGTCCTTAATGCCAGAGCCAGTGATCTCGATGAGATTGAAAAGCTTGTACAATATTATGCGGATGATCTTAAATATAAACGTTTTGCACTGTTTTATCAAAATGATAGTTATGGAAGAACAGGTCTTAGTGGTGTTAAAAATGCTCTTGCAAAGCGCAATCTTGTACTCGTAGGAGAGGGGAGTTATAAACGTAATACACTCTCTGTTGGAAATGCTTTGTATGAAATAGAGTTATGTAATCCAGAAGTTATTTTAATGATAGGCTCTACGACACCAACAGCTGAGTTTATTAAGCGGGCACGCAAAAGTCAAAAAATCCGTCAGAATATTCAATTTGGTCTTTTTTCTTTTATCGAACCTAAACCGCTGATTGATTTTTTACATGGCAATGGTAAAGGGATCACTTTCGCACAAGTTGTACCTTCGCCGTGGACCTCAGAAGTGGATGAGGTAGAAAATTATCGTATGTTGATGCATAAATATTACCCTAAAGAAGAACTAGGGCATGTTTCATTGGAAGGATATTTTGCAGCGCGTATGATTGCGGAGGTTTTTAAAAGTTTGGGGAAAGAGTTTACAAAAGAAGAGTTTATTAAGGCGTTGGGAACATTTTCAAAAACATTAGATGAAACTGCCATTTCTAAAAATAGAGATGAGCGTTGCAAGTGTTTACATCGTGTCCATTTAAGTGAATATGTCGATGATGATTTTTACTCGGTAGGGCAAAACGATGAACACTAA
- a CDS encoding class I SAM-dependent methyltransferase produces the protein MFEDFLDFFWNDLTCKEKALDFGSGPTPVLSQLLTNRGIHVDYYDKFYQPIKCFEHQTYDVITSTEVFEHLDNPNETLKLLTQHLKPNGIIALMTLFHGDDQAHFFTWWYRRDPTHIIFYTPKTLEILARQCGLEVVKTDGKRIAVLQKR, from the coding sequence ATGTTTGAGGATTTTTTAGATTTCTTTTGGAATGATCTTACATGTAAAGAAAAAGCCCTTGATTTTGGTTCTGGGCCAACACCTGTTCTGAGCCAACTTTTAACCAATAGAGGTATTCATGTTGATTATTATGATAAGTTTTACCAGCCTATAAAATGCTTTGAGCATCAAACGTATGATGTCATCACCTCAACCGAAGTTTTTGAACATTTAGATAACCCCAATGAAACATTAAAACTTTTAACCCAACATCTTAAACCTAATGGCATTATTGCATTAATGACCCTATTTCATGGTGATGATCAAGCTCATTTTTTCACATGGTGGTATCGAAGAGACCCAACACATATTATATTCTATACTCCAAAAACACTTGAGATTTTGGCGCGACAGTGTGGGTTAGAAGTTGTAAAAACAGATGGTAAACGAATAGCAGTATTACAAAAAAGGTAG
- a CDS encoding sensor histidine kinase, with protein MNTNPLSDFMGSIDEMTIAKKTTLLFLIMVVGMFFIGSFAHMSINRIKNNFDILYTKRMLPTIRLENLKDIYTVNVLDTIRDIEKGLISAQEGKTVIALAQELIKIELQEYKNSLSIDESDWLIKLARSWGFMDDPMHKPFFKTREDDILISKIEQKIHTIDGILLKMFNYFETKQSQKAIDVLQNELYPSVYSINIDLTGLINLNLDSAKEGYARTEKVYDNTFEWIVVATIGTIAFAALLAIVLLQNIRLLHARLAKMVDAKTYELQQLNRNLELKVQHEVDQSRQKDQIMFRQSRLASMGEMIGNIAHQWRQPLNAIVLIIQSFQMKRLAGVELSDEFIDRQVKEGIALASLMSHTIDDFRNFFKPNKNEEHFSVKDTVEYSLKLVKAYYAKAGIDIFLNCTQDVQISGYPNEFSQVLMNLFSNAKDVLEERNIEKKYIEIIITKQANNAVISVIDNGGGISEEVQDRMFEPYFTTKHKSSGTGIGLYMSKQIIEKQMRGSIIGTNISYVFSNGKRYEKCAIITILVPLDKKEEK; from the coding sequence ATGAACACTAATCCTTTGAGTGATTTTATGGGTAGCATCGATGAGATGACGATTGCGAAAAAGACAACACTTCTTTTTCTCATTATGGTCGTCGGTATGTTTTTTATTGGAAGTTTTGCTCATATGAGTATTAACCGCATTAAAAATAATTTTGATATTTTATATACTAAACGAATGTTACCAACCATTCGTCTTGAAAATCTCAAAGATATTTATACCGTCAATGTGTTAGATACGATTCGAGATATTGAAAAAGGCCTTATTAGTGCGCAAGAAGGTAAAACAGTTATTGCCCTTGCGCAAGAGCTCATTAAAATTGAACTTCAAGAGTATAAAAATAGTTTGAGTATTGATGAAAGTGATTGGCTTATTAAGCTAGCACGCTCATGGGGATTTATGGATGATCCTATGCATAAACCATTTTTTAAAACTAGAGAGGATGATATTTTAATCTCTAAAATTGAGCAAAAAATCCATACGATTGATGGAATTTTACTCAAAATGTTTAATTATTTTGAAACCAAACAATCGCAAAAAGCCATTGACGTATTACAAAATGAACTCTACCCCAGCGTTTATTCAATCAATATTGATTTAACAGGTTTGATCAATCTCAATTTAGACAGTGCGAAAGAGGGGTACGCTCGTACAGAAAAAGTTTATGATAATACGTTTGAGTGGATTGTGGTAGCGACGATTGGTACGATTGCTTTTGCAGCACTTTTAGCCATCGTTTTGTTACAAAATATTCGTCTACTTCATGCGAGACTCGCCAAGATGGTTGATGCTAAAACCTATGAGTTACAACAACTTAATCGAAACCTTGAGCTTAAGGTGCAACATGAGGTAGATCAAAGTCGCCAAAAAGATCAGATCATGTTTCGTCAATCAAGGCTTGCCTCAATGGGTGAGATGATTGGTAATATTGCGCATCAGTGGCGCCAACCGCTTAATGCGATTGTACTTATTATTCAAAGCTTTCAGATGAAACGTTTGGCAGGAGTAGAATTAAGTGATGAATTTATCGATAGACAGGTCAAAGAAGGTATTGCATTAGCGTCACTGATGTCACATACTATTGATGATTTTCGTAATTTTTTTAAGCCAAATAAAAATGAAGAGCATTTTAGTGTTAAAGATACCGTGGAGTATAGCCTGAAGTTGGTAAAAGCATATTATGCAAAAGCTGGTATTGATATTTTTTTAAATTGTACTCAAGATGTACAGATTAGTGGTTATCCCAATGAGTTTTCACAGGTGCTAATGAATCTCTTTTCTAATGCTAAAGATGTTTTAGAAGAGCGAAATATTGAAAAAAAATATATTGAAATTATCATTACAAAGCAAGCAAATAATGCAGTCATTAGTGTGATAGATAATGGCGGTGGGATTAGTGAAGAGGTCCAAGATAGAATGTTCGAACCCTATTTTACAACCAAGCATAAATCCTCAGGAACAGGTATAGGATTGTATATGTCCAAACAAATTATTGAGAAACAGATGAGGGGTAGTATTATTGGAACGAATATATCGTACGTTTTTAGTAATGGTAAGCGTTACGAAAAATGTGCAATTATAACCATTTTAGTACCACTTGATAAAAAGGAGGAAAAATAA
- a CDS encoding sensor histidine kinase has translation MGIVLRSSDRAFFIRSVLAFSISLCFVALFGIVLWEYLGENKVWVVVPLLATSLIIGYLIVSYTLSSLFKTNRFLDILLKDTLHELNIPLSVINANLQMLQADEQDVKKLKRLERIELASKDLYALYKEVDYYIKKEIQEDVREKFYLDELVDTVVQKQKEMANGVDIFYNILHVELFADKHGLAKVISNLVHNALKYNQNHKPLHIFQEEETLVIKDQGIGMSEAELFLAFNRYYQADTTKEGYGIGLSLVKAYCDEFKIAMRINSQKKCGYRGHIGYSVSLE, from the coding sequence TTGGGTATCGTTTTGAGAAGTAGTGATAGAGCTTTTTTTATTCGCTCCGTTTTAGCTTTTAGTATTTCTCTCTGTTTTGTAGCACTCTTTGGCATTGTTTTATGGGAATATTTAGGTGAAAACAAAGTTTGGGTTGTTGTACCTTTGCTGGCTACTTCTTTAATCATCGGCTATCTCATCGTCTCGTATACCCTCTCATCTTTGTTTAAAACAAACCGTTTCCTCGATATTTTACTCAAAGACACACTTCATGAGCTCAACATTCCTCTTTCTGTCATCAATGCCAATCTTCAAATGCTTCAAGCCGATGAGCAAGACGTTAAAAAGCTCAAACGCTTAGAGCGCATTGAATTAGCCAGTAAAGATTTGTATGCACTGTATAAAGAGGTAGATTATTACATCAAGAAAGAGATTCAAGAAGATGTTCGTGAAAAGTTTTATTTGGATGAATTGGTTGACACCGTAGTTCAAAAACAAAAAGAGATGGCTAATGGTGTAGATATTTTTTATAATATTTTACATGTAGAACTTTTTGCTGATAAACATGGTTTAGCCAAAGTCATTTCTAATTTGGTTCATAATGCTTTGAAATACAACCAAAACCATAAACCCCTTCATATTTTTCAAGAAGAAGAGACGCTTGTCATTAAAGACCAAGGTATTGGCATGAGTGAGGCAGAGCTTTTTTTAGCATTTAATCGTTATTATCAGGCAGATACGACAAAAGAAGGATATGGTATAGGACTCAGCCTTGTAAAGGCATATTGTGATGAGTTTAAAATTGCTATGCGTATTAATTCGCAAAAAAAATGTGGGTACAGAGGTCATATTGGATATAGCGTATCTCTTGAATAA
- a CDS encoding aldo/keto reductase produces the protein MEYRYIGKSGLRVTPICMGTMSFGSWSNKAESFRILDTAYDRGINFFDTAELYPVPPKESYAGVTEEIISEWLATKPRESIILATKIAGAANGWFVPPIRHGYTAIDRFHIKKAVEGSLKRLKTDYIDLYQVHWPDEIVPKEESMLAFDELIKSGKVRYIGTSNDSAYGLTKSNTISQYEKLARFESIQNNFSLLNPRFLDELANVCRKESISLLPYSPMAGGVLSGKYNQAFIDPKSRFGEYLQTGEPRQKAMYKRFVNDKSLTATAKYIEIARKYDMSPVTLAIAWSMHFDFVASTIIGARYATQLEESFKALEIKLRPEVLNECEKVQKEILYPMG, from the coding sequence ATGGAATATCGTTACATCGGGAAAAGCGGACTGAGAGTGACACCCATTTGTATGGGCACCATGAGTTTTGGCAGTTGGAGCAATAAGGCAGAATCGTTCAGAATACTTGATACTGCATATGATCGCGGCATTAATTTTTTCGATACGGCTGAACTTTACCCCGTTCCTCCCAAAGAGAGTTATGCTGGAGTCACTGAAGAAATTATCAGTGAATGGCTTGCAACAAAGCCCCGTGAAAGCATCATTTTGGCAACTAAAATTGCAGGTGCAGCGAACGGATGGTTTGTACCACCCATTCGTCATGGCTATACGGCAATCGATCGTTTTCATATTAAAAAAGCAGTTGAGGGAAGTTTGAAGCGTCTCAAAACAGATTACATCGACCTTTATCAAGTCCACTGGCCTGATGAAATTGTACCCAAAGAGGAGTCGATGCTAGCCTTTGATGAACTCATTAAATCTGGCAAAGTACGCTACATTGGTACATCCAATGACTCAGCCTATGGGCTGACGAAATCAAATACAATTTCTCAATATGAAAAGTTGGCACGTTTTGAATCCATTCAAAATAACTTCTCACTGCTCAATCCCCGCTTCTTAGACGAACTTGCGAATGTATGTCGTAAAGAGAGCATTTCACTGCTTCCTTACTCACCGATGGCTGGTGGTGTGCTTAGCGGAAAATACAACCAAGCGTTTATTGATCCTAAAAGCCGTTTTGGAGAATATTTGCAAACAGGAGAGCCCAGACAAAAAGCAATGTACAAACGCTTTGTTAATGATAAATCCTTAACTGCAACAGCCAAATATATTGAGATTGCAAGGAAATACGACATGAGCCCTGTTACCCTTGCCATTGCGTGGAGTATGCACTTTGATTTTGTCGCTTCTACTATCATTGGAGCGCGTTATGCGACACAGCTTGAAGAGAGCTTCAAAGCCCTGGAGATTAAGCTCCGTCCTGAGGTATTAAATGAATGTGAAAAAGTTCAAAAAGAGATTTTATACCCGATGGGATAG
- a CDS encoding response regulator transcription factor, whose product MSYKILILEDNTLLLQTLEDFLGGHDYICTLVSSGKEALKQCYENKYDLYLLDVKVPDLSGFDFLKELRASGDRTPAIFVTSLSDQESLTKGFMLGGDDYIKKPFDLSELLLRIKALLARAKGIVDDWLEIDDAYKLNLARKRLFHNQEELDINLKDFELLYLLVKERGKVVTKEMIHERLWSSSEEINEGSIRVYINNLKKIFGKDSILNIRGIGYRFEK is encoded by the coding sequence ATGTCGTATAAAATTCTTATTTTGGAAGATAATACATTACTTCTTCAAACTCTGGAAGATTTTTTAGGTGGACATGATTATATTTGTACGTTAGTTTCGAGTGGCAAAGAGGCACTTAAACAATGTTATGAAAACAAATATGATCTTTACCTTTTGGATGTTAAAGTCCCCGATCTGAGTGGATTTGATTTTTTAAAAGAATTGCGTGCATCTGGCGATCGTACCCCTGCTATATTTGTAACGTCCCTAAGCGATCAAGAGAGCCTGACCAAGGGCTTTATGCTAGGAGGCGATGACTACATTAAAAAACCTTTTGATCTTAGCGAGCTTTTATTGCGCATCAAAGCACTTTTAGCACGTGCGAAAGGCATTGTGGACGATTGGCTAGAAATTGATGATGCGTACAAGCTCAACCTTGCACGTAAACGTCTTTTTCACAATCAAGAAGAGCTTGACATCAATCTCAAAGATTTTGAACTGCTTTATTTGTTGGTAAAAGAGCGAGGCAAAGTAGTGACCAAAGAGATGATCCATGAAAGGCTTTGGAGCAGTAGTGAAGAGATCAACGAAGGATCAATCAGAGTTTACATCAATAATCTCAAAAAAATTTTTGGTAAAGACAGCATTTTAAATATCCGAGGAATTGGGTATCGTTTTGAGAAGTAG
- a CDS encoding P-II family nitrogen regulator: protein MKKIEAIIKPFKLEEVKDALASIEVTGMTVNEVKGYGRQQGHSELYRGAEYVVDFLPKIKLDIVVADENVDKVISTILEAAKTGKIGDGKIFVSDIQRIIRIRTAEENEDAI, encoded by the coding sequence ATGAAAAAGATCGAAGCAATTATAAAACCGTTTAAGCTTGAAGAAGTTAAAGATGCACTAGCAAGTATTGAAGTCACAGGTATGACTGTGAATGAAGTAAAAGGTTACGGAAGACAGCAAGGCCACTCTGAACTCTACCGTGGAGCAGAGTATGTTGTAGATTTTTTGCCAAAGATTAAACTAGATATTGTTGTTGCTGATGAAAATGTAGACAAAGTAATTTCAACGATTTTAGAAGCAGCAAAGACCGGTAAAATAGGTGATGGTAAGATTTTTGTGAGTGATATTCAAAGAATTATTCGCATTAGAACAGCTGAAGAAAACGAAGATGCTATCTAA
- a CDS encoding ammonium transporter, producing the protein MDQSHMHYIIDTFFLLFSSVLIIFMVPGFAMLEAGLVRSKNVSAVLTGNVMLYAITSFIFLLWGYNNMFGGNGFFLEGVTTDGYSPYAYFLFQMAFVSKTVSIMSGGVSERIRIIPFMIFAVLMSGFIYPIVGNAIWGGGFLKEVHDLAGCTVIHSVGGWALLAGILVLGARRGRYSKEGQIRAIPASNIPLVTLGGMLLWIGWFGFNGGSAFHISSVENADLVGLIIVNTNTAGLAGAIIAAMIVYIQYRKLDITMILNGALGGLVAITAGADVVGLWEPIIIGAVGGTLVVFAIPLFDKFKIDDPVGALSVHLVNGIWGTIAVALFADFSLVTQLKGIAITGLFTFPVSYVAFVIIKKVIGLRSDEEHEYVGLDLEECGLEAYPEFIKSKV; encoded by the coding sequence ATGGATCAATCTCATATGCACTATATTATTGACACTTTCTTCTTACTTTTCTCTTCTGTTCTAATTATCTTTATGGTTCCGGGCTTTGCAATGCTTGAAGCGGGTCTTGTTCGTAGCAAAAATGTTTCGGCTGTACTTACAGGCAATGTCATGCTTTATGCCATCACTTCTTTTATTTTTTTACTCTGGGGTTACAATAACATGTTTGGCGGAAATGGCTTCTTCCTTGAAGGTGTGACTACAGATGGATATAGTCCTTATGCCTATTTTTTATTCCAAATGGCGTTTGTGAGTAAAACCGTTTCCATTATGAGTGGTGGTGTGAGTGAGCGTATTCGCATTATTCCTTTTATGATTTTTGCGGTATTGATGAGTGGCTTTATTTATCCTATCGTTGGAAATGCTATTTGGGGTGGAGGATTTTTAAAAGAGGTACATGATCTTGCAGGGTGTACTGTGATTCACTCTGTGGGAGGTTGGGCACTGCTGGCGGGTATCTTGGTTTTGGGTGCTAGGCGAGGTCGTTATAGCAAAGAAGGACAGATACGAGCAATTCCCGCTTCAAACATCCCACTGGTAACACTGGGAGGCATGCTCCTTTGGATTGGTTGGTTCGGTTTTAATGGAGGAAGCGCATTTCATATCTCTAGTGTTGAAAATGCAGACCTTGTTGGGCTCATTATTGTCAACACAAATACAGCTGGCCTTGCGGGCGCAATTATAGCAGCCATGATTGTGTATATACAGTATCGAAAACTTGATATTACGATGATACTAAACGGTGCATTGGGGGGCCTTGTTGCCATTACTGCTGGTGCCGATGTGGTTGGCCTTTGGGAACCAATTATCATTGGTGCTGTAGGTGGAACATTGGTCGTTTTTGCGATTCCTCTTTTTGATAAATTCAAAATTGATGATCCTGTGGGTGCACTTTCTGTTCATTTGGTCAATGGTATTTGGGGCACGATTGCTGTAGCGCTTTTTGCTGATTTTTCACTGGTTACACAACTTAAGGGAATTGCTATAACAGGGCTTTTTACCTTTCCTGTCTCATACGTTGCCTTTGTAATTATCAAAAAAGTCATTGGGCTTAGAAGTGATGAAGAACATGAGTATGTAGGGCTTGATCTTGAAGAGTGTGGCTTGGAAGCGTATCCAGAATTTATTAAATCAAAAGTCTAA
- a CDS encoding response regulator, whose product MDFNGLKDCVVLYVEDEKSVQIQTQMILKDFVKEVYIASNGEEGLKIALEKDIDIIVTDILMPVMNGIEMLKKLKNEYHRDIPAIITTAFTETEYLIEAITLKVDGFIMKPINVKDLISTIYSAMLPKLHSKEIQGCSFIIEGLAALIGGKKIEILKYIISHLDDDKIFNGSYQDIIDNIGVSKPTVVHMFQQLIKVGILEKVKNKMYRFRNTKLVGDQ is encoded by the coding sequence ATGGATTTTAATGGATTAAAAGATTGTGTGGTGTTATATGTCGAAGATGAAAAATCAGTGCAAATACAAACGCAGATGATTTTAAAAGATTTTGTCAAAGAAGTATATATTGCATCAAATGGAGAAGAGGGGCTTAAAATTGCGCTTGAAAAAGATATTGATATTATTGTAACAGATATTTTAATGCCTGTTATGAATGGTATTGAGATGCTCAAAAAGCTTAAGAATGAGTATCATCGTGATATTCCAGCGATCATTACAACGGCATTTACAGAAACAGAATATCTTATTGAGGCGATTACTCTGAAGGTTGATGGGTTTATTATGAAACCGATTAATGTCAAAGATTTAATCAGTACCATTTATAGTGCGATGCTCCCTAAATTGCATAGCAAAGAGATTCAAGGGTGTTCTTTTATTATTGAAGGACTTGCTGCTCTTATAGGGGGGAAAAAAATTGAGATTTTGAAATACATCATCAGCCATTTAGATGATGATAAAATCTTTAATGGCTCATATCAAGATATTATTGATAATATTGGCGTGAGTAAGCCTACGGTTGTACATATGTTTCAGCAACTTATCAAAGTGGGTATTTTGGAAAAAGTTAAAAATAAGATGTATCGTTTTAGAAACACCAAGCTTGTTGGAGATCAATAG
- a CDS encoding peptidylprolyl isomerase: MRKIVLVLLLGIWSALMASEVVFETTQGTIVFALKPEVAPKACENFEALVKKGYYNGITFHRIIKGFMIQGGDPTGTGRGGESIYGKPFEDEFKPNIVFNKPGILAMANAGRNTNGSQFFITTVPTPHLNGRHTIFGEVVEGMDVVRKLENITTDGRDMPMQPQKILKAYLK; encoded by the coding sequence ATGAGGAAAATAGTTTTAGTTTTATTGTTAGGGATATGGAGTGCTCTTATGGCAAGTGAGGTTGTTTTTGAAACAACCCAAGGAACGATTGTGTTTGCATTGAAGCCTGAGGTAGCACCGAAAGCATGTGAAAATTTTGAAGCTTTGGTGAAAAAAGGATACTACAATGGCATCACTTTTCATCGCATTATTAAAGGCTTCATGATTCAAGGTGGCGACCCTACGGGAACAGGACGTGGTGGTGAATCCATTTATGGGAAACCATTTGAAGACGAATTTAAACCCAATATTGTATTTAACAAACCGGGAATTTTAGCTATGGCGAATGCTGGTCGCAATACGAATGGAAGTCAATTTTTTATCACAACTGTTCCAACACCGCACCTCAACGGTAGGCACACTATTTTTGGTGAAGTGGTTGAAGGTATGGATGTTGTTCGTAAGCTTGAAAATATTACAACTGATGGTAGAGACATGCCGATGCAACCACAAAAAATTCTCAAAGCGTATTTAAAATAA
- a CDS encoding PilZ domain-containing protein, whose amino-acid sequence MENEVVSQSDKEKFLATSELFLKEFEEKFIDYFTCLCVSYDKVITKEEAKEIALAIYQGLFKCDYDIGELREDVFVRMRQDGVMIGFLINRSMFYLIEHYIAFAKIHDISPQIELLIGCVSRFINLIENEVTPKVCNFTGAFDMSFSNDVMFSPTNNIIETFNQMRLEKQSVVFLNLYKGVPVSSEATVVDIEGENVTFKIDHLQEIAMKLDGQAFIVKNDYFNKHLKADIVYSNFQTNTVVLTNFIYLLNMPALQREFIRVHPDIIAKVFLHQFGNLQTSGRLYDLSMSGLGVVSNENNGMFIGAKVLIAFELNSASVSTDGDRKIEVQGEVINIIEYKDSYRYCMRIFPDRIMSEKILRYITLREREILEDLNSELKDYLV is encoded by the coding sequence ATGGAAAATGAAGTCGTTTCTCAAAGTGACAAAGAGAAGTTTTTAGCCACATCGGAACTCTTTCTAAAAGAATTCGAAGAGAAGTTTATAGACTATTTTACTTGTCTGTGTGTCAGTTATGATAAGGTAATTACAAAAGAAGAGGCAAAAGAGATTGCCTTGGCAATCTATCAGGGACTCTTCAAGTGTGATTATGACATTGGAGAGCTTAGAGAAGATGTTTTTGTGCGTATGCGCCAAGATGGTGTAATGATAGGTTTTCTTATCAATCGGAGCATGTTTTATTTGATTGAACACTATATCGCCTTTGCAAAAATACATGATATTTCTCCACAAATTGAGCTTCTAATTGGATGTGTGAGTAGATTTATTAATCTAATAGAAAATGAAGTAACCCCTAAAGTATGCAATTTTACTGGAGCATTTGATATGAGCTTTAGTAATGATGTTATGTTTTCTCCAACCAATAATATTATCGAAACATTTAATCAAATGAGACTCGAAAAGCAAAGTGTTGTTTTTCTCAACCTTTATAAAGGTGTGCCTGTTAGTTCAGAAGCGACAGTAGTTGATATTGAAGGTGAAAATGTCACTTTTAAAATTGATCATTTGCAGGAAATTGCAATGAAGCTTGATGGTCAAGCCTTTATCGTCAAAAATGATTATTTTAATAAGCATTTAAAAGCAGATATCGTTTATAGTAATTTTCAAACAAATACAGTGGTGTTAACCAACTTCATTTATTTACTCAATATGCCTGCCCTTCAAAGAGAGTTTATCAGGGTACATCCTGATATCATTGCTAAAGTTTTTCTACATCAATTTGGTAATCTTCAAACCAGTGGTCGGTTATATGACCTTTCTATGAGTGGCTTAGGTGTTGTAAGTAATGAAAATAATGGCATGTTTATTGGTGCAAAAGTTTTAATAGCCTTTGAATTAAACAGTGCTTCTGTTTCAACAGATGGGGACAGAAAAATTGAAGTACAAGGCGAAGTTATCAATATTATTGAATATAAAGACTCCTATAGATATTGTATGCGTATTTTTCCGGATCGTATTATGAGTGAAAAAATTTTACGTTATATAACGTTGAGAGAGCGTGAAATCCTTGAAGATCTTAATAGTGAGTTAAAAGATTATTTGGTGTAG
- a CDS encoding amino acid ABC transporter permease — MAKGKQNLLHNKAFGHLVAVAFYVAIGYLLFVAASNMNYIWKWTSVPKYFAYEKTDTIVAPLDGTIKINGTSLIIQGRDDSKEIAIENGYSINVKDGDSVYERDTLAKKTSMHIGPLLEGLIVTLEVSGLAAILAFSIGALLAFMRISNYQFFKDIATVYIAIIRGTPLLVQIFIFYFIIATIFELERFLAGAISLGLFFGAYIAEVLRGAIQSIDKGQYEAAKSLGMNYTQTMLYIIMPQALKRALPTLVGEMIALVKDSSLVSVISITDLTKVGREIVANTFSPFETWLIIAAVYFAITFSLSVFGHKIEMKMKKQGGM, encoded by the coding sequence GTGGCAAAAGGAAAACAAAATCTTTTGCACAATAAAGCATTCGGTCACTTAGTGGCCGTTGCTTTTTATGTTGCCATTGGATATTTACTCTTTGTCGCTGCGTCCAATATGAACTATATTTGGAAGTGGACCAGTGTCCCTAAATACTTCGCATATGAAAAAACTGATACTATAGTCGCCCCACTTGATGGAACGATAAAAATCAATGGGACATCTTTGATCATTCAAGGACGAGATGACAGTAAAGAGATAGCAATAGAAAATGGATATTCCATTAACGTTAAAGACGGTGATAGCGTTTATGAACGCGATACACTTGCTAAAAAAACATCGATGCACATAGGACCTTTACTTGAAGGCCTAATTGTTACGCTTGAAGTCTCAGGACTTGCTGCGATTTTAGCATTTTCTATAGGTGCGCTCCTTGCCTTTATGCGTATCTCAAATTATCAATTTTTCAAAGATATAGCAACTGTTTATATTGCCATTATCCGAGGAACTCCTCTTCTTGTTCAAATCTTTATCTTCTATTTTATTATCGCTACTATATTTGAGCTTGAACGCTTTTTGGCTGGCGCTATTTCATTGGGGCTTTTCTTTGGAGCTTATATAGCAGAAGTATTGCGTGGTGCTATTCAGTCCATTGATAAAGGGCAGTATGAAGCGGCTAAATCGCTTGGAATGAACTATACACAAACCATGCTTTATATTATTATGCCTCAAGCTCTCAAACGTGCACTTCCAACATTAGTGGGAGAAATGATAGCACTTGTGAAAGACTCTTCATTGGTTTCTGTTATTTCTATTACCGATCTCACCAAAGTAGGACGAGAAATCGTTGCCAATACCTTTTCACCATTTGAGACATGGCTGATTATTGCTGCAGTTTATTTCGCAATTACATTTTCACTCTCAGTGTTCGGACATAAAATCGAAATGAAAATGAAAAAACAAGGTGGTATGTAA